The Pempheris klunzingeri isolate RE-2024b chromosome 15, fPemKlu1.hap1, whole genome shotgun sequence genome contains the following window.
aaacacaaatgtgtgttcaCTCTTTTGTTCGTCATAAGGATCTATACACAAGTGGAATTCAGCTAGAGAATATTAAGGCTTGGAAAGGACTTAAAAAGGACAAGAATAAGAtttgctcattcattcatttgatcatTACTGTCCGGTCCTGGTGTGAACAATCTCCTCTTCAAAACACAGGTGAGGAAGGGCAGTGACAAATGCTTAACTGTTTCTGGTTCAGTTCAACTCTAACATGCATCTAACATCTATCTGTcattaaatttgaaaaaaatttgTATTACATGGCAAAATGttatacaagaaaataaaatgaattttctgATCTTATTCTGAACAGATTTGGAGGGGGCATGCAGTTTCTATTAGATAACTGTGAATAGGACCAAATAGGTTTCCCTTTGGTTTGAACACTTATAGTTATGGAGCTTTTTCCTTATGTTCTTATTATTCAGGTATTTCCTTACACTTTATATCTGTATATCTAACAACTTCTTTGTACTTGACTGGGAAAGATGTGACCCTCAAGACATTTACATCCCTATTGAGATATCACCATTATCATCAGGCAAAGCTGTAGCAGAAATGACACCCCTGAACACCCAGCTGTGTTCACAGGGTGACCACAGGGGGGCGGTGTTACACCCGTGCTGTTCGTGTGGGCGGTGCTAAGGAGCTCAAACATTTCATAAccgtactgtgtgtgtgtcaataacATGTAAAATCGTGGCGGGTTTCAGAATCTGTTCGTACATATAGCTTCATCAAGGTAAGAGTCGTCCTTGTCCGCCTGTATTTACGCGACAGTCTGTGATTTCCGCTCGGTCTCCGGCTAACGCTAGCTTACGTTAGCTAGCTGCAGTTAACAATGTTTAATGGTGGCCCGACACGGCTGCTTAACCCGGGTTTAATGGAGCCGTaaacaatgcaaaacaaagTGTCACACCGAGCTAATatccatgtatttatttagtcagttatttatttatttaaactgtCTCTCCGACCTACTGTAGGAAGTCTATTATACACAGACTGTGGATGCGCAGGCTGTCAGCTGATTTAGGAAAAGCAGTAGAGTGCAGAATAATCAAACTGTCCTCAGGTGTAGTGATGTGTTGGtgaagtgaacgacgggagccggctcctgatcTGGAGCCGATTTCTTGTCCACACTGAGGGGGGgtgttacagacacacagcacagtgagcacatgaactggagtgagggagagacaagagagcgagagagcactgctacatagtcagactgcaggcaggacaggtgagaaacatgagcgacagaaaacgttgggagccaaaagagccggctctctaaaaagagccgaaattcccatcactactcAGGTGAAGACCACCTGCTGAGGAATTGGTTCACTTCGTACTAACGTGAGGTCATGTGCGGTCATACTAGCAGTAACATCACTTTCCTGAGACCTTTGATTGTGAAAATTGTTGGTAATAAATTGTCTGTGATTGACTAATTGACAGGTTCGGTCGTAATCTCAACAAGATCTATTCATGTTATCAAAAGAATATCAACAGTTTTACTAAATTCCAATAATACTTGTTGAATTTGTTTGCAGATGGCTGCAGCTCTGGCCAACAGAGCGATGGGAGCCATCGTAGGATCAGCTGTTGCAGATGCTGCAGGTATTAATGAGAATAAAAGCCTCTGGTGCTGTAGTGTGATATTGTATCATACACTGTGTGGGTAACAATGAGTTTCTTTGtcctacttcctgttttaaTATTCATAAAGATGTAGCTAGCAATTCGATTTTTAAGGAGCTTCTGGTTCTGGTCAGAATTAAACTGACCCAATGACTCGTCCCCAACAGCTCAGCCCCTCCACTGGGTGTACGACCTTCAGAAGCTGCAGGGGATCCTGGCTCAGGATCCAAACCCTGAGTTCCGCTCTGAGTCGGCCAATCCTTTCTACAGGAGGCAGACGGGCCAGCAGAGCTGCTACGGAGACCAGGCGTTTGTCCTGCTGGAGTCCTTGTCTGAATGTGGAGGTAGGCTTGCTTCTTCATCTCAGCGACCCAACAGAGTGCCTCATGGGCACTTCACATTTTTACTAATGTAAGAAGGAAATGAAAGCTCAAGTCAGCATGTCGGATGTAGGCTGGTCCTCATTGTCTGGTTGGAGTACAAGATATTTTGTTTATGATTATGATTGTTTGACTTTACAGTGTGAGATTTATGTTTGCCAGGTCTAAATGTGGACGATCTGAAGCAGCGCACACTGAAATTCTTTGGGCCGGGATCAGAGTATGACACGCCTGTCaatgatccctacagagaaagaggaggtaGGAAAACTATCCATCTGCTATGCTGATGCTAAAGAATCCACCTGTTTTCACTGAGTAGGCTTGGTATACTGATGGTgctctgtgtgtccttgtgtacACCAGGGCCAAGGCCTCAGCTGCCCATCGAGGGACCATGGAGACATGCCAGTCTGAAGAGCTTCCTGAAGAACGTGGATGCAGGCAAAGAGGAGACAGGTACATCTCATTTCTTTACAACAACTAAGCCATAAGTGAGAGAAACAGCTTTAACTAACGTGTGTGTATTCGCCACAGGCTGTGCGAACGACTGTCAGATTGATGGAATAGCCAAACTGGCTCCTGTAGTGGCTTTTTATGCAGGAAAGCCTGACATGCTGGAAAAGGTTGAGCAGGCAGTCCGTGTCACC
Protein-coding sequences here:
- the LOC139214266 gene encoding crystallin J1A-like, whose amino-acid sequence is MAAALANRAMGAIVGSAVADAAAQPLHWVYDLQKLQGILAQDPNPEFRSESANPFYRRQTGQQSCYGDQAFVLLESLSECGGLNVDDLKQRTLKFFGPGSEYDTPVNDPYRERGGPRPQLPIEGPWRHASLKSFLKNVDAGKEETGCANDCQIDGIAKLAPVVAFYAGKPDMLEKVEQAVRVTQNNDECVAETLAAARFLEHFILNGPDPKALDSVLDQLSDPNRKQPQDLDKAVIGHIHQVKENLSKTPQELIPAVFPNTUGLPGAFQAALHGVLTAKHYEQAVRDTMSCGGCTCSRGSFIGACLGAQIGLEGVPASWNSKTLRYDVVLENAKKITKHHQ